Proteins encoded in a region of the Mycolicibacterium chitae genome:
- a CDS encoding NAD-dependent protein deacetylase: MDVAELVGVLSGRRLAVLTGAGLSTDSGIPDYRGPDSPPSNPMTITQFLSGPQFRQRYWARNHIGWRHMDACEPNAGHRALAALEDAGVVAGVITQNVDLLHTKAGSRTVINLHGTYARVICLDCGATMSRAALAEELHARNPGFTERAEPVGGIGVAPDADALVSDAASIAAFRYLDCPQCGGILKPDIVYFGENVAKEVVQQAYSLVEDADALLVAGSSLTVFSGYRFVRHAVARGMAVAIVNRGPTRGDELATVKLDAGCSEILALLAGELTPVSSA; this comes from the coding sequence GTGGACGTGGCGGAGCTTGTCGGGGTGCTGAGCGGCCGACGCCTCGCCGTGCTCACCGGCGCCGGGCTGTCCACCGACTCGGGGATCCCGGACTACCGCGGCCCGGATTCGCCGCCGAGCAACCCCATGACCATCACCCAGTTCCTGTCGGGTCCGCAGTTCCGGCAGCGCTACTGGGCGCGCAACCACATCGGCTGGCGGCATATGGACGCCTGCGAACCCAACGCCGGGCACCGCGCGCTGGCCGCACTCGAGGATGCCGGCGTCGTCGCCGGGGTGATCACCCAGAACGTCGACCTGCTGCACACCAAGGCGGGCAGCCGCACGGTGATCAACCTGCACGGCACCTACGCGCGGGTGATCTGCCTGGACTGCGGCGCGACGATGAGCCGGGCCGCGCTCGCCGAGGAACTGCACGCCCGCAATCCGGGGTTCACCGAGCGCGCCGAACCCGTCGGCGGCATCGGGGTGGCCCCCGACGCCGACGCCTTGGTGTCCGATGCGGCGTCGATCGCGGCGTTCCGCTACCTGGACTGCCCGCAGTGCGGCGGCATCCTCAAACCCGACATCGTCTACTTCGGCGAGAACGTCGCCAAAGAAGTTGTGCAGCAGGCCTACTCACTGGTGGAGGACGCCGACGCCCTGCTGGTGGCCGGGTCGTCGCTGACGGTGTTCTCCGGCTACCGATTCGTCCGGCACGCTGTTGCCCGCGGGATGGCCGTGGCGATCGTCAACCGCGGCCCCACCCGCGGCGACGAGCTGGCGACGGTCAAGTTGGACGCCGGCTGCTCAGAGATCCTGGCGCTGCTGGCGGGCGAGCTCACCCCGGTGAGTTCGGCGTGA